The following coding sequences lie in one Glycine soja cultivar W05 chromosome 16, ASM419377v2, whole genome shotgun sequence genomic window:
- the LOC114390584 gene encoding BAG family molecular chaperone regulator 3-like isoform X1, producing the protein MMRMKNINSSNNNKTNGLSSIINNGGSDGNRAEPGSKEWEMRPGGMLVQMRTTDSDRNSALVPTIRVRVKYGSIYHEVNISSQATFGELKKMLSGPTGLHHEDQKLLYKDKERDSKAFLDMVGVKDKSKIVLVEDPISQEKRLLERRKNAKMEKAAKSISEISLEVDRLAGRVSAFESIISKGGRVVETDLLNLIELLMNQLLKLDGIVADGDVKLQRKMQVKRVQKYVETLDVLKVKNSMPSSNGGHAPVQPQQKHSNGQRQGPVQEKKQQKHSNGHHRLALAPIQEQEQQQPSRNSTSGVVVTTNWELFDSVPPLIPVPSTSPSPHPSVTNNSGPHKFNWEFFNQLP; encoded by the exons ATGATGAGAATGAAAAATATCAATAGTAGTAATAACAATAAGACAAATGGTCTTTCTTCCATCATTAACAATGGAGGTTCAGATGGTAACAGAGCCGAGCCTGGTTCAAAGGAATGGGAGATGAGGCCAGGTGGAATGCTGGTTCAGATGAGAACAACTGACTCGGATCGGAACTCAGCACTTGTGCCCACAATTAGAGTTAGGGTCAAATATGGTTCAATTTATCATGAAGTCAACATTAGTTCACAAGCTACATTTG GGGAGTTGAAGAAAATGCTGTCTGGGCCAACTGGGTTACACCATGAAGATCAAAAGCTGTTATACAAAGACAAGGAGAGGGATTCAAAGGCTTTTCTTGACATGGTTGGGGTGAAGGACAAATCCAAGATAGTGCTAGTGGAAGACCCTATTAGTCAAGAGAAGAGGTTGTTAGAGAGAAGGAAGAATGCTAAGATGGAGAAAGCTGCAAAGTCGATCTCAGAAATCAGCTTGGAAGTAGATAGGCTTGCAGGACGG GTATCAGCCTTTGAGTCAATTATTAGCAAAGGTGGGAGAGTTGTGGAAACAGATTTGCTTAATCTGATTGAGTTATTGATGAATCAATTGCTTAAATTGGATGGTATAGTAGCTGATGGGGATGTCAAATTACAGAGGAAAATGCAG GTAAAAAGAGTTCAAAAGTATGTTGAAACTCTGGATGTGCTGAAAGTTAAGAATTCCATGCCTAGTAGCAATGGAGGCCATGCCCCAGTGCAGCCTCAACAGAAGCATTCAAATGGGCAAAGGCAGGGACCAGTTCAAgagaaaaaacaacaaaagcatTCAAATGGACATCATAGATTGGCCTTAGCACCAATTCAGGAGCAGGAACAACAACAACCCTCAAGGAATTCCACCTCAGGAGTTGTAGTTACCACAAATTGGGAATTGTTTGATTCTGTCCCACCATTAATCCCTGTGCCATCCACATCCCCATCACCACACCCCTCGGTGACCAATAATTCAGGTCCTCACAAGTTCAATTGGGAATTCTTCAACCAATTACCATAG
- the LOC114390584 gene encoding BAG family molecular chaperone regulator 1-like isoform X2 gives MMRMKNINSSNNNKTNGLSSIINNGGSDGNRAEPGSKEWEMRPGGMLVQMRTTDSDRNSALVPTIRVRVKYGSIYHEVNISSQATFGELKKMLSGPTGLHHEDQKLLYKDKERDSKAFLDMVGVKDKSKIVLVEDPISQEKRLLERRKNAKMEKAAKSISEISLEVDRLAGRLGISL, from the exons ATGATGAGAATGAAAAATATCAATAGTAGTAATAACAATAAGACAAATGGTCTTTCTTCCATCATTAACAATGGAGGTTCAGATGGTAACAGAGCCGAGCCTGGTTCAAAGGAATGGGAGATGAGGCCAGGTGGAATGCTGGTTCAGATGAGAACAACTGACTCGGATCGGAACTCAGCACTTGTGCCCACAATTAGAGTTAGGGTCAAATATGGTTCAATTTATCATGAAGTCAACATTAGTTCACAAGCTACATTTG GGGAGTTGAAGAAAATGCTGTCTGGGCCAACTGGGTTACACCATGAAGATCAAAAGCTGTTATACAAAGACAAGGAGAGGGATTCAAAGGCTTTTCTTGACATGGTTGGGGTGAAGGACAAATCCAAGATAGTGCTAGTGGAAGACCCTATTAGTCAAGAGAAGAGGTTGTTAGAGAGAAGGAAGAATGCTAAGATGGAGAAAGCTGCAAAGTCGATCTCAGAAATCAGCTTGGAAGTAGATAGGCTTGCAGGACGG TTAGGTATCAGCCTTTGA